From a single Lacerta agilis isolate rLacAgi1 chromosome 3, rLacAgi1.pri, whole genome shotgun sequence genomic region:
- the TMEM244 gene encoding transmembrane protein 244, which yields MLDGLGPFDFKTSPSWIHPYYLVLLVSLEITYLVSGLLFVLVVEEWVWDYAVTVTVIHITITAAVCLIPADIALVAALGSGLILMICVGQSLAYYLFKDNFIYPVLDNF from the exons ATGTTGGATGGACTGGGACCATTTGACTTCAAGACCAGCCCATCATGGATTCACCCATATTATTTAG TTCTTCTAGTGTCACTGGAAATAACCTATCTCGTCTCTGGACTGCTCTTTGTGTTGGTTGTAGAAGAATGGGTTTGGGATTATGCGGTGACTGTTACAGTCATTCACATCACCATAACTGCGGCTG TATGTCTGATTCCCGCTGACATTGCACTGGTGGCAGCTTTAG GTTCGGGCCTAATTTTGATGATTTGTGTTGGACAAAGTTTGGCTTACTACCTGTTCAAAGACAACTTTATTTATCCAGTTCTGGATAATTTCTGA